One part of the Musa acuminata AAA Group cultivar baxijiao chromosome BXJ1-5, Cavendish_Baxijiao_AAA, whole genome shotgun sequence genome encodes these proteins:
- the LOC135674213 gene encoding uncharacterized protein LOC135674213, translating into MASATARLAFPFHHLHSSKPTKTSLPLPCLTSKVSAYPIKPSPHLHFAVSSVDVSKEDKPLSSQPDDTSSSPEPSPSEDEKKLDPRRLEERFAVLNTGIYECRSCGYRYDEAAGDPSYPIPPGFQFEKLPDDWRCPTCGAAKSFFESKSVEIAGFAQNQQFGLGGNSLTSGQKALLIYGGLLLGFLFFISGYFLQ; encoded by the coding sequence atggCTTCAGCAACAGCAAGACTGGCCTTCCCTTTCCACCACCTCCACTCCTCCAAGCCCACCAAAACCAGCCTTCCTCTTCCCTGCCTCACTTCCAAGGTTTCCGCCTACCCCATTAAACCTTCGCCACACCTACACTTTGCCGTGTCCTCCGTCGATGTCTCGAAGGAGGACAAGCCCCTCTCCTCCCAACCAGACGACACCAGCAGCTCCCCTGAGCCATCACCCTCAGAAGACGAGAAGAAGCTCGACCCTCGCCGCCTCGAGGAGCGCTTCGCGGTCCTCAACACAGGCATCTACGAGTGCCGCTCTTGCGGGTACCGCTACGACGAGGCCGCCGGCGATCCGTCGTACCCGATCCCGCCGGGGTTCCAGTTCGAGAAGCTCCCCGACGACTGGCGCTGCCCCACCTGCGGAGCCGCCAAGTCCTTCTTCGAGAGCAAGAGCGTGGAGATCGCCGGGTTCGCGCAGAACCAGCAGTTCGGGCTAGGAGGCAACTCCCTTACCTCGGGGCAGAAGGCGTTGCTGATATATGGCGGCCTCTTACTGGGCTTTCTCTTCTTCATTTCGGGTTACTTCCTGCAGTGA
- the LOC135584147 gene encoding probable enoyl-CoA hydratase 2, mitochondrial isoform X2 — MPGFPALVGRSIFRSYSHALRSTHLTASVAAAPPLLHRFGSRRALIIQTLSGPVRIERLSDSDSGIIELKLDRPEAKNAIGKEMLRGLQNAIETIGNDSSANVVVVSSSVPKVFCAGADLKERKLMSASEVQQFVNSLRSTFSSLEALSVPTVAVIEGAALGGGLEMALSCDIRVCGEESTFSLPETGLAIIPGAGGTQRLPRIVGRSAAKELIFTGRRISGKEAVSMGLVNYCVPAGEAHHKALEIARDINQKGPLAIRMAKQAINKGLEVDMPSALDAEEECYEQLLDTQDRLEGLAAFAEKRKPRYLGK, encoded by the exons ATGCCTGGTTTTCCTGCCCTCGTCGGCCGTTCCATCTTCCGCTCCTATTCCCATGCCCTTCGCTCCACCCACCTAACCGCCAGCGTGGCGGCGGCGCCACCGCTCCTCCACCGCTTCGGATCCCGACGGGCCCTAATCATCCAAACTCTTTCCGGGCCAGTGAGGATAGAGCGGCTCTCCGACTCCGATTCCG GGATTATCGAGCTGAAGTTGGACAGGCCGGAGGCGAAGAACGCGATCGGGAAGGAGATGCTGCGAGGACTGCAGAACGCTATCGAAACGATCGGCAATGACTCGTCGGCCAATGTGGTCGTGGTGTCAAGTTCGGTTCCAAAAGTTTTCTGCGCCGGAGCCGATCTTAAG GAAAGAAAGCTGATGAGTGCTTCTGAAGTCCAGCAATTTGTGAACTCTTTACGATCAACATTCTCATCCTTGGAG GCACTCTCTGTTCCTACGGTTGCTGTTATTGAAGGAGCAGCATTAGGTGGCGGGCTGGAAATGGCTCTTTCATGTGATATCCGTGTGTGTG GAGAAGAATCAACATTTAGCTTGCCAGAGACTGGACTTGCAATTATTCCTGG AGCTGGCGGGACCCAACGTCTTCCTAGAATAGTGGGAAGATCAGCAGCAAAGGAGCTAATATTCACCGGTCGAAGGATTAGTGGCAAAGAAGCTGTGTCTATGG GACTTGTCAATTACTGTGTTCCTGCTGGAGAGGCACATCACAAAGCACTTGAGATTGCCCGAGACATTAACCAGAAG GGTCCTTTGGCTATAAGGATGGCTAAGCAAgctatcaacaaaggtttggaGGTAGATATGCCCTCAGCGCTGGATGCGGAAGAAGAATGTTACGAGCAACTTCTTGACACACAAGACCGCCTTGAGGGACTTGCTGCATTCGCTGAGAAGCGAAAACCAAGGTACCTTGGTAAATAA
- the LOC135584147 gene encoding probable enoyl-CoA hydratase 2, mitochondrial isoform X1 — protein sequence MPGFPALVGRSIFRSYSHALRSTHLTASVAAAPPLLHRFGSRRALIIQTLSGPVRIERLSDSDSGIIELKLDRPEAKNAIGKEMLRGLQNAIETIGNDSSANVVVVSSSVPKVFCAGADLKERKLMSASEVQQFVNSLRSTFSSLEALSVPTVAVIEGAALGGGLEMALSCDIRVCGEESTFSLPETGLAIIPGAGGTQRLPRIVGRSAAKELIFTGRRISGKEAVSMGLVNYCVPAGEAHHKALEIARDINQKGPLAIRMAKQAINKGLEVDMPSALDAEEECYEQLLDTQDRLEGLAAFAEKRKPSCAALRSCCC from the exons ATGCCTGGTTTTCCTGCCCTCGTCGGCCGTTCCATCTTCCGCTCCTATTCCCATGCCCTTCGCTCCACCCACCTAACCGCCAGCGTGGCGGCGGCGCCACCGCTCCTCCACCGCTTCGGATCCCGACGGGCCCTAATCATCCAAACTCTTTCCGGGCCAGTGAGGATAGAGCGGCTCTCCGACTCCGATTCCG GGATTATCGAGCTGAAGTTGGACAGGCCGGAGGCGAAGAACGCGATCGGGAAGGAGATGCTGCGAGGACTGCAGAACGCTATCGAAACGATCGGCAATGACTCGTCGGCCAATGTGGTCGTGGTGTCAAGTTCGGTTCCAAAAGTTTTCTGCGCCGGAGCCGATCTTAAG GAAAGAAAGCTGATGAGTGCTTCTGAAGTCCAGCAATTTGTGAACTCTTTACGATCAACATTCTCATCCTTGGAG GCACTCTCTGTTCCTACGGTTGCTGTTATTGAAGGAGCAGCATTAGGTGGCGGGCTGGAAATGGCTCTTTCATGTGATATCCGTGTGTGTG GAGAAGAATCAACATTTAGCTTGCCAGAGACTGGACTTGCAATTATTCCTGG AGCTGGCGGGACCCAACGTCTTCCTAGAATAGTGGGAAGATCAGCAGCAAAGGAGCTAATATTCACCGGTCGAAGGATTAGTGGCAAAGAAGCTGTGTCTATGG GACTTGTCAATTACTGTGTTCCTGCTGGAGAGGCACATCACAAAGCACTTGAGATTGCCCGAGACATTAACCAGAAG GGTCCTTTGGCTATAAGGATGGCTAAGCAAgctatcaacaaaggtttggaGGTAGATATGCCCTCAGCGCTGGATGCGGAAGAAGAATGTTACGAGCAACTTCTTGACACACAAGACCGCCTTGAGGGACTTGCTGCATTCGCTGAGAAGCGAAAACCAAG CTGCGCTGCGCTGCGCAGCTGCTGCTGTTGA
- the LOC135584147 gene encoding probable enoyl-CoA hydratase 2, mitochondrial isoform X3, producing MPGFPALVGRSIFRSYSHALRSTHLTASVAAAPPLLHRFGSRRALIIQTLSGPVRIERLSDSDSGIIELKLDRPEAKNAIGKEMLRGLQNAIETIGNDSSANVVVVSSSVPKVFCAGADLKERKLMSASEVQQFVNSLRSTFSSLEALSVPTVAVIEGAALGGGLEMALSCDIRVCGEESTFSLPETGLAIIPGAGGTQRLPRIVGRSAAKELIFTGRRISGKEAVSMGLVNYCVPAGEAHHKALEIARDINQKGPLAIRMAKQAINKGLEVDMPSALDAEEECYEQLLDTQDRLEGLAAFAEKRKPSGQ from the exons ATGCCTGGTTTTCCTGCCCTCGTCGGCCGTTCCATCTTCCGCTCCTATTCCCATGCCCTTCGCTCCACCCACCTAACCGCCAGCGTGGCGGCGGCGCCACCGCTCCTCCACCGCTTCGGATCCCGACGGGCCCTAATCATCCAAACTCTTTCCGGGCCAGTGAGGATAGAGCGGCTCTCCGACTCCGATTCCG GGATTATCGAGCTGAAGTTGGACAGGCCGGAGGCGAAGAACGCGATCGGGAAGGAGATGCTGCGAGGACTGCAGAACGCTATCGAAACGATCGGCAATGACTCGTCGGCCAATGTGGTCGTGGTGTCAAGTTCGGTTCCAAAAGTTTTCTGCGCCGGAGCCGATCTTAAG GAAAGAAAGCTGATGAGTGCTTCTGAAGTCCAGCAATTTGTGAACTCTTTACGATCAACATTCTCATCCTTGGAG GCACTCTCTGTTCCTACGGTTGCTGTTATTGAAGGAGCAGCATTAGGTGGCGGGCTGGAAATGGCTCTTTCATGTGATATCCGTGTGTGTG GAGAAGAATCAACATTTAGCTTGCCAGAGACTGGACTTGCAATTATTCCTGG AGCTGGCGGGACCCAACGTCTTCCTAGAATAGTGGGAAGATCAGCAGCAAAGGAGCTAATATTCACCGGTCGAAGGATTAGTGGCAAAGAAGCTGTGTCTATGG GACTTGTCAATTACTGTGTTCCTGCTGGAGAGGCACATCACAAAGCACTTGAGATTGCCCGAGACATTAACCAGAAG GGTCCTTTGGCTATAAGGATGGCTAAGCAAgctatcaacaaaggtttggaGGTAGATATGCCCTCAGCGCTGGATGCGGAAGAAGAATGTTACGAGCAACTTCTTGACACACAAGACCGCCTTGAGGGACTTGCTGCATTCGCTGAGAAGCGAAAACCAAG TGGGCAATAA